One part of the Neoarius graeffei isolate fNeoGra1 chromosome 2, fNeoGra1.pri, whole genome shotgun sequence genome encodes these proteins:
- the LOC132882003 gene encoding protocadherin alpha-C2-like isoform X1 yields the protein MLCQLEMAVAGRCRSINDSVILCFYLVVVFVLSGLTNAQIRYSIPEELESGAVVGDLVRDLGLDLGKLATRRIRINSDNARRYFNLNHKTGKLTVSDRIDRETLCEFSGSCLLSLEVVLENPSETHNVEVEILDANDNAPLFPRDEYQLEISEAAQPGAKFPIEGAQDADDASNSVRHYRLSPNEHLALESNKPPASGKHIELILKKPFDREMVPSHQLLLTATDGGSPPRSGTAKINVRVLDTNDNVPKFDSSVYKVKLRENSPLGALVIKLNATDRDEGTNGEVFYSFSSYTPERVRQMFSMDSDTGEIRVRNNVDYEETNNYEMYIQAMDRGHGAVAVHCKVVVEVLDLNDNPPEIVLSTLSSPVREDARADTGVALISVNDRDSGQNKHVTLDIIPPDLPFKIKSFRNHYTIVTAAFLDREAVSSYNVTITAVDGGTPPLSSSMTVRVDVADVNDNPPRFEQTSYTVYVTENNAPSAPLCVVKATDPDANENARITYTVLNDNNHGISVGSYVSVKPATGEVYALRSFDFEKLREFHFQVKAQDNGVPPLSRVATVYVYVMDSNDHTPWFVHPAANVSHMAETILRNAEAGVLVTRVLAWDGDAGQNAWLLYTLEHPPELDLFKMHEHTGEIRTTRRVVEDNSTVFSLIVRVKDHGQPPRSATATINVAIMELPPKVTFDPKRIIRPSGTLIFSSVTLYLIVALTATTFVFLVTVFVLAIVRCHAYCSQPDACSCSPCCGGSKKKASKEGGGNGGGSGGGSGGASGGGGGAGGGGGGGGGGGGNQQQQAVALRRDLKVEPHYIEVRGNGSLTKTYCYKTCLTATSGSDTFMFYNMGRPVSGTWGSGAERFFTSQSGQFVRRLSMPDATAIQPKPPSGDWRYSASLRAGMQSSVHMEESSVMQGAQGVLVQNWPTVSSAPDNEGGEVSPPVGAGVDSNSWHFRYGPGPGMPPQHLKPGEVPPEAFIIPGSPAIISIRQGQDGDDKGDFITFGKKEEAKKKKKKKKEKEKKDKKEKGKDDDD from the exons ATGCTGTGCCAGCTTGAGATGGCTGTTGCGGGGCGATGCAGAAGCATAAATGATAGCGTAATTCTTTGCTTTTATTTAGTCGTCGTTTTTGTACTGAGTGGCCTTACAAATGCACAAATTCGCTATAGCATTCCTGAGGAGCTGGAGTCCGGGGCTGTCGTCGGAGATCTCGTTCGAGATTTGGGATTGGATCTTGGAAAGCTTGCGACTCGTCGGATCAGAATAAATTCGGACAACGCGCGGCGATACTTCAACCTTAACCACAAAACCGGTAAGCTGACTGTCAGTGATCGGATCGACCGCGAGACCCTCTGTGAGTTCAGCGGCAGCTGCCTTCTTAGCCTCGAAGTGGTCTTAGAAAATCCATCCGAGACGCACAACGTGGAGGTCGAAATTTTGGATGCAAATGACAATGCGCCGCTTTTCCCCAGAGACGAGTATCAGTTGGAGATCTCGGAGGCGGCTCAGCCTGGCGCAAAGTTTCCCATCGAAGGCGCACAGGACGCTGACGACGCCTCAAATTCCGTTCGCCATTATCGCCTGTCTCCAAACGAGCACCTTGCGCTGGAATCAAACAAACCACCTGCCAGTGGAAAGCACATCGAACTCATTCTGAAAAAACCGTTTGACAGGGAGATGGTACCGTCTCATCAGCTCCTTCTCACTGCTACTGACGGAGGCTCGCCCCCGCGCTCGGGCACCGCGAAAATCAACGTGCGCGTTCTGGACACCAATGACAACGTGCCAAAGTTCGACAGCTCTGTGTACAAAGTAAAATTGCGGGAGAATTCGCCCCTTGGTGCTCTGGTGATTAAACTGAATGCTACAGACCGGGATGAAGGCACAAATGGAGAAGTTTTTTATTCTTTTAGTTCATACACACCTGAAAGGGTTCGACAGATGTTCAGCATGGATTCAGACACTGGAGAGATTCGCGTCAGGAATAACGTCGACTATGAGGAGACCAACAACTATGAAATGTACATTCAGGCTATGGATAGGGGGCATGGAGCAGTAGCAGTGCACTGCAAAGTGGTTGTGGAGGTGCTGGATTTAAATGATAACCCACCTGAGATTGTGCTCTCTACTCTATCCAGTCCAGTGAGGGAGGATGCTCGAGCAGACACTGGGGTGGCCCTGATTAGTGTTAATGACCGTGACTCTGGACAAAACAAACATGTCACCCTAGACATTATTCCTCCTGACCtcccttttaaaataaaatcttttcGAAACCATTACACCATTGTCACAGCTGCCTTCCTGGATAGAGAGGCTGTATCATCATACAATGTCACAATAACAGCAGTTGATGGCGGGACCCCACCACTCTCCTCTTCAATGACTGTTCGTGTCGATGTGGCAGACGTTAACGACAACCCGCCTCGTTTTGAGCAGACATCATACACTGTGTATGTCACTGAGAACAATGCTCCAAGTGCTCCTTTGTGTGTGGTGAAGGCTACAGATCCTGATGCAAATGAGAATGCACGTATCACATACACCGTCCTCAATGACAACAATCATGGGATCTCTGTGGGGTCATACGTGTCCGTCAAACCTGCCACAGGTGAGGTGTATGCCTTGCGCTCTTTTGACTTTGAGAAGCTGCGGGAGTTTCATTTCCAGGTCAAAGCTCAGGACAATGGTGTGCCACCTCTGAGCCGAGTGGCAACAGTTTATGTTTATGTCATGGACTCCAATGACCACACGCCATGGTTTGTCCACCCAGCAGCAAATGTTTCTCACATGGCTGAAACTATCCTCCGGAATGCAGAGGCAGGTGTGCTGGTGACTCGTGTGTTGGCATGGGATGGTGATGCAGGGCAGAATGCTTGGCTACTTTATACACTCGAACACCCCCCTGAGCTTGATCTATTCAAGATGCATGAGCACACAGGTGAGATCCGAACAACACGTCGTGTTGTTGAGGACAATTCCACAGTCTTCAGCCTCATAGTGCGTGTAAAAGATCATGGACAGCCACCACGCTCTGCCACTGCAACCATTAATGTGGCCATCATGGAGCTCCCGCCAAAAGTCACTTttgacccaaaacgcatcattagACCCAGTGGAACTCTTATTTTTTCCAGTGTTACACTATACCTCATTGTTGCTCTCACTGCCACCACCTTTGTCTTCTTGGTCACTGTTTTTGTCCTCGCCATTGTGCGTTGCCATGCCTACTGCAGCCAGCCAGATGCATGCTCGTGCTCACCCTGCTGTGGTGGATCCAAGAAGAAGGCCTCTAAAGAGGGTGGAGGAAATGGTGGAGGGAGTGGTGGTGGCAGTGGTGGAGCATCAGGTGGAGGTGGTGGAGCTGGAGgaggtggtggtggaggaggaggaggaggaggaaaccaGCAGCAACAAGCTGTGGCTCTACGAAGGGACCTTAAAGTAGAGCCACACTATATTGAGGTTCGTGGAAATGGATCTCTGACCAAAACCTACTGCTACAAGACCTGCCTAACAGCCACTTCAGGAAGTGACACATTCATGTTTTATAACATGGGACGACCTGTGAGTGGAACCTGGGGCTCAGGGGCTGAGCGATTCTTCACCAGTCAGAGCGGGCAGTTTGTGCGCAGGCTTAGTATGCCGGATGCCACCGCCATACAG CCCAAGCCTCCCAGTGGAGACTGGAGATATTCAGCTTCTCTCAGAGCAGGAATGCAAAG CTCTGTCCATATGGAGGAGTCATCTGTGATGCAGGGGGCTCAGGGTGTTCTCGTCCAGAATTGGCCTACCGTCTCCAGTGCTCCTG